The Sphingobacterium bambusae genome includes a window with the following:
- a CDS encoding ABC transporter ATP-binding protein: MLKASQIHKSYGQLPILRGVDLSVEKGEIVSIVGASGAGKSTLLHIIGTLDKPDRGRLVINNVDIGELSQKKMSLFRNEHIGFVFQFHHLLPEFTALENVCIPAFIRGQSRKQAESRGMELLDRLGVKHRVDHKPSEMSGGEQQRVSVARALMNSPALLLADEPSGNLDSENAASLHQLFFELRESLQQTFIIVTHNEELASISDRTVHMRDGQIL; the protein is encoded by the coding sequence ATATTGAAGGCAAGTCAAATACACAAGTCTTATGGGCAGCTGCCTATTTTGCGGGGCGTAGACCTGTCCGTAGAAAAAGGAGAGATTGTTTCTATCGTGGGTGCTTCCGGCGCAGGGAAGAGCACGCTACTCCATATTATCGGTACGTTGGACAAGCCGGACCGTGGACGACTGGTGATAAACAATGTGGATATTGGAGAGCTTAGTCAAAAGAAAATGAGCTTGTTCAGAAATGAGCATATTGGTTTTGTGTTCCAATTTCACCATCTTCTACCAGAATTTACAGCATTGGAAAATGTATGTATTCCTGCCTTCATTCGTGGTCAAAGCCGCAAACAAGCGGAGTCGCGCGGGATGGAATTATTGGATCGATTGGGCGTTAAACATCGTGTCGATCATAAACCTTCCGAGATGTCAGGAGGCGAGCAGCAGCGTGTATCTGTAGCACGTGCACTAATGAACAGTCCCGCTCTTCTGCTGGCGGATGAACCTTCGGGAAATTTGGATTCAGAAAATGCGGCCTCGCTGCATCAGCTGTTCTTCGAGCTCCGGGAATCCCTACAACAGACCTTTATTATTGTAACGCATAACGAAGAGTTGGCTAGTATATCCGACCGCACCGTACATATGCGTGACGGTCAAATACTCTAA